From a region of the Zingiber officinale cultivar Zhangliang chromosome 10B, Zo_v1.1, whole genome shotgun sequence genome:
- the LOC122029519 gene encoding tubulin beta-3 chain-like: protein MREILHIQAGQCGNQIGSKFWEVICDEHGISSTGAYAGDSDLQLERVSVYFNEATGQRYVPRAVLVDLEPGTMDAVRSGPFGRIFRPDNFIYGQSGAGNNWAKGHYTEGAELVDAVLDVVRAEVEKCDCLQGFQLCHSLGGGTGSGMGTLLVSKIREEYPDRMMLTFSVFPSPKVSETVVEPYNATLSVHQLVENADESMVLDNEALYDICFRTLKLATPSFGDLNHLISATMSGVTCCLRFPGQLNSDLRKLAVNLIPFPRLHFFMVGFAPLTSRGSQQYRALTVPELTQQMWDAKNMMCAADPRHGRYLTASAVFRGKMSTKEVDEQMLNIQSKNSSYFVEWIPNNVKSSVCDVPPKGLKMSSTFIGNSTAIQEMFSRVSEQFTLMFRRKAFLHWYTGEGMDEMEFTEAESNMNDLVAEYQQYQDATAQEYEVESEEEEFAA from the exons ATGAGGGAGATCCTCCACATCCAAGCGGGACAGTGCGGAAACCAGATCGGGTCCAAGTTCTGGGAAGTCATCTGCGATGAGCACGGCATCAGCAGCACCGGGGCGTACGCCGGCGACTCTGATCTGCAGCTGGAGCGCGTCAGCGTCTACTTCAACGAGGCCACCGGACAGAGGTATGTGCCGCGGGCCGTCTTGGTTGACCTCGAGCCTGGCACCATGGACGCCGTCCGCTCCGGGCCCTTCGGCCGGATCTTTCGCCCCGACAACTTCATCTACGGTCAATCCGGCGCTGGGAACAACTGGGCCAAGGGCCACTACACCGAGGGCGCTGAGCTCGTCGACGCCGTGCTCGATGTCGTGCGCGCCGAGGTCGAGAAGTGCGATTGCTTGCAAG GATTCCAGTTATGTCATTCCTTGGGAGGTGGTACTGGATCCGGCATGGGCACTCTCCTCGTCTCAAAGATTCGCGAAGAATATCCTGATCGAATGATGCTCACCTTTTCGGTGTTTCCATCGCCAAAGGTCTCGGAGACAGTGGTAGAGCCATACAATGCTACTCTTTCAGTGCATCAACTTGTTGAAAATGCCGATGAAAGTATGGTCCTTGACAATGAAGCTCTTTACGACATTTGCTTCCGCACGCTCAAGCTCGCCACACCCAGCT TTGGTGACCTGAATCACCTTATCTCTGCTACCATGAGTGGTGTCACATGCTGTTTAAGGTTTCCTGGTCAGCTGAACTCTGATCTGAGAAAACTCGCAGTGAACTTGATTCCTTTCCCCCGGCTTCACTTCTTCATGGTTGGCTTTGCTCCCTTGACCTCGAGAGGATCGCAGCAGTACCGCGCGCTCACTGTGCCCGAGCTGACACAGCAGATGTGGGATGCTAAGAACATGATGTGTGCTGCCGATCCACGACATGGTCGATACCTTACTGCTTCAGCCGTGTTCCGTGGAAAGATGAGCACAAAGGAAGTGGATGAACAGATGCTCAATATCCAGAGCAAAAATTCCTCCTACTTTGTCGAGTGGATTCCGAACAATGTCAAGTCTAGTGTGTGTGACGTCCCTCCGAAAGGGCTGAAGATGTCGTCGACGTTTATTGGGAACTCAACTGCCATTCAGGAAATGTTCAGCCGAGTCAGCGAGCAGTTCACTCTGATGTTTAGGAGGAAGGCTTTCCTTCACTGGTATACGGGTGAAGGAATGGATGAGATGGAATTCACTGAGGCAGAAAGCAATATGAACGATTTGGTAGCCGAATATCAGCAGTACCAAGACGCGACGGCTCAGGAATACGAAGTGGAATCCGAGGAAGAAGAGTTCGCTGCCTGA
- the LOC122029549 gene encoding subtilisin-like protease SBT2.3 isoform X2 codes for MKGLWGVSLLVLALWRLWAGGLCQEDAAVYIVTMKQLPTAHYYDQARRLGSSGVGARNSGAFATLNKPMNASRTDTSYSSYLIRLQDSLLRRALRGEKYLKLYSYHYLMNGFAVLITSQQAVKLSRRHEVANLVLDFSVRTATTHTPQFLGLPQGAWVQEGGPESAGEGIVIGFIDTGIDPTHPSFSDSLSINQYPVPAHFSGVCEVTRDFPSGSCNRKLVGARHFAASAIIRGIFNVTQDYASPFDGDGHGTHTASIAAGNHGVPVIVSGHHFGNASGMAPRAHIAVYKALYKSFGGFAADVVAAIDQAAQDGVDIISLSITPNRRPFGLATFFNPIDMSLLSAVKAGIFVVQAAGNTGPSPKSVSSFSPWIFTVGASAHDRVYNNCLVLGNNLTISGVGLAPRTDSGSMYPLITAIHALRNGTTEMSEFLGECQDSSYMNEDLTDGKILICSYSIRFVLGLSSIKQALETAKNVSAVGVIFYMDSFVTGFHLNPTPMNMPGVVIPSADDSKIFLDYYNSSLVRDETSKDIIKFGGTANILGGLKANYSISAPKVMYYSARGPDPEDTSLTDADIMKPNLIAPGNLIWGAWSSLGTDSADFQGESFAMISGTSMAAPHIAGLAALIKQKFPSASAAAVASSLSTTATLYEREGGPIMAQRVYRNPDSSELPATPFDMGSGFVNATAALDPGLIFDTGYDDFISFLCGINGSSPVILNYTGHACGVSSMTGSDLNLPSVTVSFLNGSRVIVRTVTNIANDEYYTVSWSSPYGVSFSVTPTQFFIASGQQQSLLLVLNATTNSTYASFGRIGLYGNQGHKAIIPLSVISKVTQITT; via the exons ATGAAGGGCCTTTGGGGGGTGTCGCTGCTGGTGCTCGCTTTGTGGCGTCTGTGGGCGGGAGGTCTTTGTCAAGAGGATGCGGCCGTGTACATTGTCACCATGAAGCAGCTGCCCACAGCTCATTACTACGATCAGGCGAGGAGGTTAGGGAGCAGTGGAGTAGGTGCCAGAAACTCGGGAGCTTTCGCTACCCTCAACAAACCAAT GAACGCATCAAGAACAGATACAAGTTACAGCTCATATCTCATTCGCCTCCAGGATTCGCTGCTAAGGAGGGCATTGAGAGGGGAGAAATATTTGAAGCTGTATAGCTATCATTACCTGATGAATGGCTTTGCCGTGCTTATTACATCTCAACAG GCAGTCAAGCTTTCTAGGAGGCATGAGGTGGCAAACTTAGTATTGGACTTTTCAGTTAGGACTGCAACTACACATACTCCTCAATTTCTAGGTCTGCCTCAAGGAGCTTGGGTTCAAGAAGGTGGGCCAGAATCTGCAGGAGAAGGAATTGTAATTGGGTTTATTGACACAGGAATTGATCCAACTCATCCAAGCTTCTCCGACTCTCTTTCTATCAATCAATATCCTGTACCAGCTCATTTTTCTGGGGTTTGTGAAGTCACAAGGGATTTTCCATCTGGGTCATGTAATCGAAAGCTTGTTGGTGCTCGCCATTTTGCAGCGTCTGCTATTATTAGGGGCATCTTCAATGTGACTCAGGACTATGCTTCACCTTTTGATGGTGATGGGCATGGAAC ACATACTGCTTCTATTGCTGCTGGCAACCATGGTGTTCCTGTAATTGTGTCTGGACATCATTTTGGAAATGCCAGTGGGATGGCTCCTCGTGCACA CATTGCTGTCTATAAAGCTCTCTACAAAAGCTTTGGCGGTTTTGCAGCTGATGTTGTTGCTGCAATTGACCAG GCAGCTCAAGATGGTGTTGACATCATAAGTTTATCAATCACGCCAAACAGGCGTCCTTTTGGGCTAGCGACCTTTTTCAATCCTATAGATATGTCATTACTCTCAGCTGTAAAAGCTGGAATATTTGTTGTGCAAGCAGCAGGGAACACCGGGCCTTCACCTAAGAGTGTATCTTCCTTTAGTCCTTGGATATTTACTGTGGGTGCTTCAGCTCATGATAGAGTATATAATAACTGTCTAGTGCTTGGAAACAATCTAACAATCTCAGGAGTTGGACTTGCTC CTAGAACAGACAGTGGTTCAATGTACCCTCTTATCACTGCTATTCATGCTCTGAGAAATGGCACAACCGAAATGAGCGAGTTCTTGGGAGAATGCCAAGATTCTAGTTATATGAATGAAGATCTTACTGATGGCAAAATATTGATCTGCAGTTATTCTATCAGATTTGTTCTGGGTCTATCCTCTATAAAACAGGCCCTAGAGACGGCCAAGAATGTTAGTGCAGTCGGAGTAATATTCTACATGGATTCCTTCGTTACTGGATTTCATCTTAACCCTACTCCTATGAATATGCCTGGTGTGGTAATACCCTCTGCAGATGATTCCAAG ATATTTTTAGATTACTATAATAGCTCCTTAGTAAGAGATGAAACCTCCAAAGACATTATCAAGTTTGGTGGCACAGCCAACATATTAGGCGGTCTTAAAGCTAACTACAGCATCTCTGCCCCTAAAGTCATGTACTATTCTGCCAGAGGACCAGATCCAGAAGACACCTCACTAACCGATGCTGATATCATGAAACCTAATCTCATAGCTCCTGGCAATTTGATATGGGGTGCTTGGAGCTCATTAGGAACTGATTCTGCTGACTTTCAAG GTGAAAGTTTTGCAATGATATCCGGTACGAGTATGGCAGCTCCACACATTGCAGGGCTTGCTGCTCTTATCAAACAGAAATTTCCAAGCGCTAGTGCTGCAGCTGTTGCATCCTCACTCTCCACGACTGCTACACTCTACGAGAGGGAAGGTGGCCCCATAATGGCACAACGAGTTTACAGAAATCCAGATTCCAGCGAATTACCGGCGACACCCTTTGACATGGGCAGTGGCTTTGTTAATGCAACAGCTGCTCTAGACCCAGGACTCATCTTTGATACAG GTTATGATGACTTCATTTCCTTTCTCTGTGGCATCAATGGATCTAGTCCTGTAATACTGAACTACACTGGCCACGCTTGCGGGGTTTCCAGCATGACAGGCTCAGACCTGAACTTGCCGTCGGTCACAGTTTCGTTTCTCAATGGATCCAGAGTTATAGTGAGGACAGTTACTAACATAGCAAATGATGAGTATTATACTGTCAGTTGGAGTTCTCCTTATGGAGTTTCCTTTTCAGTCACACCAACACAGTTTTTTATCGCAAGCGGGCAGCAACAGAGCTTACTTCTTGTGCTGAATGCCACAACGAATAGCACCTATGCTAGTTTCGGAAGAATCGGGCTCTATGGCAACCAAGGCCACAAGGCCATAATTCCTTTGTCTGTCATCTCAAAGGTAACACAAATCACCACCTAA
- the LOC122029549 gene encoding subtilisin-like protease SBT2.3 isoform X1 encodes MKGLWGVSLLVLALWRLWAGGLCQEDAAVYIVTMKQLPTAHYYDQARRLGSSGVGARNSGAFATLNKPISRNASRTDTSYSSYLIRLQDSLLRRALRGEKYLKLYSYHYLMNGFAVLITSQQAVKLSRRHEVANLVLDFSVRTATTHTPQFLGLPQGAWVQEGGPESAGEGIVIGFIDTGIDPTHPSFSDSLSINQYPVPAHFSGVCEVTRDFPSGSCNRKLVGARHFAASAIIRGIFNVTQDYASPFDGDGHGTHTASIAAGNHGVPVIVSGHHFGNASGMAPRAHIAVYKALYKSFGGFAADVVAAIDQAAQDGVDIISLSITPNRRPFGLATFFNPIDMSLLSAVKAGIFVVQAAGNTGPSPKSVSSFSPWIFTVGASAHDRVYNNCLVLGNNLTISGVGLAPRTDSGSMYPLITAIHALRNGTTEMSEFLGECQDSSYMNEDLTDGKILICSYSIRFVLGLSSIKQALETAKNVSAVGVIFYMDSFVTGFHLNPTPMNMPGVVIPSADDSKIFLDYYNSSLVRDETSKDIIKFGGTANILGGLKANYSISAPKVMYYSARGPDPEDTSLTDADIMKPNLIAPGNLIWGAWSSLGTDSADFQGESFAMISGTSMAAPHIAGLAALIKQKFPSASAAAVASSLSTTATLYEREGGPIMAQRVYRNPDSSELPATPFDMGSGFVNATAALDPGLIFDTGYDDFISFLCGINGSSPVILNYTGHACGVSSMTGSDLNLPSVTVSFLNGSRVIVRTVTNIANDEYYTVSWSSPYGVSFSVTPTQFFIASGQQQSLLLVLNATTNSTYASFGRIGLYGNQGHKAIIPLSVISKVTQITT; translated from the exons ATGAAGGGCCTTTGGGGGGTGTCGCTGCTGGTGCTCGCTTTGTGGCGTCTGTGGGCGGGAGGTCTTTGTCAAGAGGATGCGGCCGTGTACATTGTCACCATGAAGCAGCTGCCCACAGCTCATTACTACGATCAGGCGAGGAGGTTAGGGAGCAGTGGAGTAGGTGCCAGAAACTCGGGAGCTTTCGCTACCCTCAACAAACCAAT CTCCAGGAACGCATCAAGAACAGATACAAGTTACAGCTCATATCTCATTCGCCTCCAGGATTCGCTGCTAAGGAGGGCATTGAGAGGGGAGAAATATTTGAAGCTGTATAGCTATCATTACCTGATGAATGGCTTTGCCGTGCTTATTACATCTCAACAG GCAGTCAAGCTTTCTAGGAGGCATGAGGTGGCAAACTTAGTATTGGACTTTTCAGTTAGGACTGCAACTACACATACTCCTCAATTTCTAGGTCTGCCTCAAGGAGCTTGGGTTCAAGAAGGTGGGCCAGAATCTGCAGGAGAAGGAATTGTAATTGGGTTTATTGACACAGGAATTGATCCAACTCATCCAAGCTTCTCCGACTCTCTTTCTATCAATCAATATCCTGTACCAGCTCATTTTTCTGGGGTTTGTGAAGTCACAAGGGATTTTCCATCTGGGTCATGTAATCGAAAGCTTGTTGGTGCTCGCCATTTTGCAGCGTCTGCTATTATTAGGGGCATCTTCAATGTGACTCAGGACTATGCTTCACCTTTTGATGGTGATGGGCATGGAAC ACATACTGCTTCTATTGCTGCTGGCAACCATGGTGTTCCTGTAATTGTGTCTGGACATCATTTTGGAAATGCCAGTGGGATGGCTCCTCGTGCACA CATTGCTGTCTATAAAGCTCTCTACAAAAGCTTTGGCGGTTTTGCAGCTGATGTTGTTGCTGCAATTGACCAG GCAGCTCAAGATGGTGTTGACATCATAAGTTTATCAATCACGCCAAACAGGCGTCCTTTTGGGCTAGCGACCTTTTTCAATCCTATAGATATGTCATTACTCTCAGCTGTAAAAGCTGGAATATTTGTTGTGCAAGCAGCAGGGAACACCGGGCCTTCACCTAAGAGTGTATCTTCCTTTAGTCCTTGGATATTTACTGTGGGTGCTTCAGCTCATGATAGAGTATATAATAACTGTCTAGTGCTTGGAAACAATCTAACAATCTCAGGAGTTGGACTTGCTC CTAGAACAGACAGTGGTTCAATGTACCCTCTTATCACTGCTATTCATGCTCTGAGAAATGGCACAACCGAAATGAGCGAGTTCTTGGGAGAATGCCAAGATTCTAGTTATATGAATGAAGATCTTACTGATGGCAAAATATTGATCTGCAGTTATTCTATCAGATTTGTTCTGGGTCTATCCTCTATAAAACAGGCCCTAGAGACGGCCAAGAATGTTAGTGCAGTCGGAGTAATATTCTACATGGATTCCTTCGTTACTGGATTTCATCTTAACCCTACTCCTATGAATATGCCTGGTGTGGTAATACCCTCTGCAGATGATTCCAAG ATATTTTTAGATTACTATAATAGCTCCTTAGTAAGAGATGAAACCTCCAAAGACATTATCAAGTTTGGTGGCACAGCCAACATATTAGGCGGTCTTAAAGCTAACTACAGCATCTCTGCCCCTAAAGTCATGTACTATTCTGCCAGAGGACCAGATCCAGAAGACACCTCACTAACCGATGCTGATATCATGAAACCTAATCTCATAGCTCCTGGCAATTTGATATGGGGTGCTTGGAGCTCATTAGGAACTGATTCTGCTGACTTTCAAG GTGAAAGTTTTGCAATGATATCCGGTACGAGTATGGCAGCTCCACACATTGCAGGGCTTGCTGCTCTTATCAAACAGAAATTTCCAAGCGCTAGTGCTGCAGCTGTTGCATCCTCACTCTCCACGACTGCTACACTCTACGAGAGGGAAGGTGGCCCCATAATGGCACAACGAGTTTACAGAAATCCAGATTCCAGCGAATTACCGGCGACACCCTTTGACATGGGCAGTGGCTTTGTTAATGCAACAGCTGCTCTAGACCCAGGACTCATCTTTGATACAG GTTATGATGACTTCATTTCCTTTCTCTGTGGCATCAATGGATCTAGTCCTGTAATACTGAACTACACTGGCCACGCTTGCGGGGTTTCCAGCATGACAGGCTCAGACCTGAACTTGCCGTCGGTCACAGTTTCGTTTCTCAATGGATCCAGAGTTATAGTGAGGACAGTTACTAACATAGCAAATGATGAGTATTATACTGTCAGTTGGAGTTCTCCTTATGGAGTTTCCTTTTCAGTCACACCAACACAGTTTTTTATCGCAAGCGGGCAGCAACAGAGCTTACTTCTTGTGCTGAATGCCACAACGAATAGCACCTATGCTAGTTTCGGAAGAATCGGGCTCTATGGCAACCAAGGCCACAAGGCCATAATTCCTTTGTCTGTCATCTCAAAGGTAACACAAATCACCACCTAA
- the LOC122029549 gene encoding subtilisin-like protease SBT2.3 isoform X3 — MNGFAVLITSQQAVKLSRRHEVANLVLDFSVRTATTHTPQFLGLPQGAWVQEGGPESAGEGIVIGFIDTGIDPTHPSFSDSLSINQYPVPAHFSGVCEVTRDFPSGSCNRKLVGARHFAASAIIRGIFNVTQDYASPFDGDGHGTHTASIAAGNHGVPVIVSGHHFGNASGMAPRAHIAVYKALYKSFGGFAADVVAAIDQAAQDGVDIISLSITPNRRPFGLATFFNPIDMSLLSAVKAGIFVVQAAGNTGPSPKSVSSFSPWIFTVGASAHDRVYNNCLVLGNNLTISGVGLAPRTDSGSMYPLITAIHALRNGTTEMSEFLGECQDSSYMNEDLTDGKILICSYSIRFVLGLSSIKQALETAKNVSAVGVIFYMDSFVTGFHLNPTPMNMPGVVIPSADDSKIFLDYYNSSLVRDETSKDIIKFGGTANILGGLKANYSISAPKVMYYSARGPDPEDTSLTDADIMKPNLIAPGNLIWGAWSSLGTDSADFQGESFAMISGTSMAAPHIAGLAALIKQKFPSASAAAVASSLSTTATLYEREGGPIMAQRVYRNPDSSELPATPFDMGSGFVNATAALDPGLIFDTGYDDFISFLCGINGSSPVILNYTGHACGVSSMTGSDLNLPSVTVSFLNGSRVIVRTVTNIANDEYYTVSWSSPYGVSFSVTPTQFFIASGQQQSLLLVLNATTNSTYASFGRIGLYGNQGHKAIIPLSVISKVTQITT; from the exons ATGAATGGCTTTGCCGTGCTTATTACATCTCAACAG GCAGTCAAGCTTTCTAGGAGGCATGAGGTGGCAAACTTAGTATTGGACTTTTCAGTTAGGACTGCAACTACACATACTCCTCAATTTCTAGGTCTGCCTCAAGGAGCTTGGGTTCAAGAAGGTGGGCCAGAATCTGCAGGAGAAGGAATTGTAATTGGGTTTATTGACACAGGAATTGATCCAACTCATCCAAGCTTCTCCGACTCTCTTTCTATCAATCAATATCCTGTACCAGCTCATTTTTCTGGGGTTTGTGAAGTCACAAGGGATTTTCCATCTGGGTCATGTAATCGAAAGCTTGTTGGTGCTCGCCATTTTGCAGCGTCTGCTATTATTAGGGGCATCTTCAATGTGACTCAGGACTATGCTTCACCTTTTGATGGTGATGGGCATGGAAC ACATACTGCTTCTATTGCTGCTGGCAACCATGGTGTTCCTGTAATTGTGTCTGGACATCATTTTGGAAATGCCAGTGGGATGGCTCCTCGTGCACA CATTGCTGTCTATAAAGCTCTCTACAAAAGCTTTGGCGGTTTTGCAGCTGATGTTGTTGCTGCAATTGACCAG GCAGCTCAAGATGGTGTTGACATCATAAGTTTATCAATCACGCCAAACAGGCGTCCTTTTGGGCTAGCGACCTTTTTCAATCCTATAGATATGTCATTACTCTCAGCTGTAAAAGCTGGAATATTTGTTGTGCAAGCAGCAGGGAACACCGGGCCTTCACCTAAGAGTGTATCTTCCTTTAGTCCTTGGATATTTACTGTGGGTGCTTCAGCTCATGATAGAGTATATAATAACTGTCTAGTGCTTGGAAACAATCTAACAATCTCAGGAGTTGGACTTGCTC CTAGAACAGACAGTGGTTCAATGTACCCTCTTATCACTGCTATTCATGCTCTGAGAAATGGCACAACCGAAATGAGCGAGTTCTTGGGAGAATGCCAAGATTCTAGTTATATGAATGAAGATCTTACTGATGGCAAAATATTGATCTGCAGTTATTCTATCAGATTTGTTCTGGGTCTATCCTCTATAAAACAGGCCCTAGAGACGGCCAAGAATGTTAGTGCAGTCGGAGTAATATTCTACATGGATTCCTTCGTTACTGGATTTCATCTTAACCCTACTCCTATGAATATGCCTGGTGTGGTAATACCCTCTGCAGATGATTCCAAG ATATTTTTAGATTACTATAATAGCTCCTTAGTAAGAGATGAAACCTCCAAAGACATTATCAAGTTTGGTGGCACAGCCAACATATTAGGCGGTCTTAAAGCTAACTACAGCATCTCTGCCCCTAAAGTCATGTACTATTCTGCCAGAGGACCAGATCCAGAAGACACCTCACTAACCGATGCTGATATCATGAAACCTAATCTCATAGCTCCTGGCAATTTGATATGGGGTGCTTGGAGCTCATTAGGAACTGATTCTGCTGACTTTCAAG GTGAAAGTTTTGCAATGATATCCGGTACGAGTATGGCAGCTCCACACATTGCAGGGCTTGCTGCTCTTATCAAACAGAAATTTCCAAGCGCTAGTGCTGCAGCTGTTGCATCCTCACTCTCCACGACTGCTACACTCTACGAGAGGGAAGGTGGCCCCATAATGGCACAACGAGTTTACAGAAATCCAGATTCCAGCGAATTACCGGCGACACCCTTTGACATGGGCAGTGGCTTTGTTAATGCAACAGCTGCTCTAGACCCAGGACTCATCTTTGATACAG GTTATGATGACTTCATTTCCTTTCTCTGTGGCATCAATGGATCTAGTCCTGTAATACTGAACTACACTGGCCACGCTTGCGGGGTTTCCAGCATGACAGGCTCAGACCTGAACTTGCCGTCGGTCACAGTTTCGTTTCTCAATGGATCCAGAGTTATAGTGAGGACAGTTACTAACATAGCAAATGATGAGTATTATACTGTCAGTTGGAGTTCTCCTTATGGAGTTTCCTTTTCAGTCACACCAACACAGTTTTTTATCGCAAGCGGGCAGCAACAGAGCTTACTTCTTGTGCTGAATGCCACAACGAATAGCACCTATGCTAGTTTCGGAAGAATCGGGCTCTATGGCAACCAAGGCCACAAGGCCATAATTCCTTTGTCTGTCATCTCAAAGGTAACACAAATCACCACCTAA